The Terriglobus roseus region CCCATTGCCATGAGATTCTTCACTGCTGATAGATTGGCAAGGTTATTTTCTCCAACGAAGCTGAGCTGCCGCAGCGTTTCCGATCCGGCGACCAAATGCTGGCTGCCAATGCGATCCACGATCGTACTGGCAACACTATGCATGTCATTCAGCGAAGCGACAAAGTGAGCAGTACGATCCGCCTTAGAGAGATCTGCAGGCGGTGTCGTAGCCTTCTTCGCGTCCGTTGCAGCGTCAGGGTCTTCGGTCCAGGGCTGAATCACATGGACAGGATTCAATGCTGCTATCACACGACCCGTCGCGGAATCGTCCGTCGCGAAACCACTGATGTGATCACGATGACGATGGGTGGCGACAAGAATATCGAGGCTTCCTTTACAAACCTCCGCGATGTCTTTCGCAATCGCGGACATGTAATCGCTCTTAATTCTTTTAGAGCCTGGAGCTGCTGTGCTGCCATAGTCAATCAGCACGTGGGTATCTTTTTGCGCATGAAATGTAAGTAGAAAGCAGTCGCCGAAACCCACGTTATACATGCGGACGGTGATGGAAGAAGGCGCCTGGGGATCATTGACCATCGTCTATTCCTCCTCTTCGTTTGCAATGTTGGCGGATCGATACCACCCTGTGCTCCTCAGACGATGCATGCTTGCAAACGCCCGCATCTTGGAAGCCCCCGGACTGAATGCACCATTCTCCCAGAGGTACTTCAGACGGGAAGACTGACGAGTCTGGTGTCTGTCGGAAGATGAAAGCACACTGTTGCCGATGTTGTATTTCACGTGACCGTACTCATCGAAGACCACGGCATTGCCACCGTAAAGCGTTACTTCTGTACTGTCTGGCATGCCCACCGGTTTCTGCACGCCAAGCTTCGCTAACTCGCGCGCGAATACCTTGAGCTGTTGGTGGTATTCGACAACCGTTTCACGAAGGGTGAACCCATCGCGCCCCGTTCGCACGCAGGGCCTGACTGAGAGCACACGAGTCAGAGCCTGCTCATTCAGTCGAAACGCCTTTCTGTTCACCCAGAGGAAACGGAAAAGTTCGTCGGGATCAGCCTTCATCGATTCAAAATGCGTACGGTCATATTTGAACGGGATCTTGGCGGGCGGGACCTCCCAAGTTCCTGGCTCGTGGCCTATTGCGCCTTTGGAACTCGGCTTGATTCCGAACTCTGCAAACCATTTCCGCAAAGCGGAACGCATCTTGTACTTATCATCTTTGGGGTTAAGCTCCCAATCGGCGGTGAGAACACCGCTGGCGAAGTCACTGAACTGCAGATCAGTAGGTGGGCAGTAATCGATTGCACGGATGAAAACCGTGAGCATGCGATCTGCGATTTCTGCGCCCTCTTCTGAAGCGCGATCGCGATCTACCTTGGACTCACTTCCGACCGCGGTGAGACGTTCGATCCAGATCTCAAGAAATGCATTCAACACTGCGGCGACCAACACTTCACCGCACATGTGAGGTTCCTGGTACAGCGACGAAGAAAGATAGTCGGGACTTGGCGGAAGAGAAACAGAGCGTCGCAATGCCTGACCGTGAATACCGGATAATTCCGCACCCATCTCAGAGGCAAGTCCAAAGAGAGCCGACTGTCGCAGCTTGTCTGGTGTGAGATTCATACGATCGATGCTGACGTTATCGATATTCTTCATGCCCAGATCGACTAACTTGGCGACGACGGATTGTGCGGAGAAAACTGATAGCAACGCAACGATGTCTGCAAATGCTTCGTGGAAGCCCGCCTGCTGCGGAGAAGATGGATCCATGTAGCGTTCGCGTAGCCCATCCAGCAATGCATGCGTGGTCTCATGCGCAACGATTTCGTGTGACAGGCAGGTGAAGACAGTACGGCGCGTGTTGAAGCTAGGGAAATATCCGAAAAAGAGCCCCTGCGCTTGATCAGAGTAAAAAGCATTTGCATCGGAGAAAGCGTGGGGTGAAACCTGTATCTGGTGGCCACCGAAGCTCCACGATGCCCTACGACCCAACGCGAGTTCGAAACGTGCGAGGGTCTTCATAATCACGGTGTAGGTCATCCACGCATGAAAATCGAGGCTTTTCAGTAGCTCGGTATCAGAGGTGTTGGCCCAGGGATCTTCGGGAAGCTGATCGTCGCAGTTCGTCGCTACACGCATGCGACCGCATGGATAGAGAACATCACGTGTCGCGTCGTAGTCGATCACGTGGACGCGACAACCGCGCGGTCCTCGGTCCAACACTTCATTCGGAATTTCAACCTGCGTCCGCAAGAGCTTCCCATCGCTTCCCTTCACGCTGGGATCAAGGGCGAGGATGGTCACCTTACGGGTCGGGTAGTAGGACATGCCGACCGCCTGTCTTACAGCAATATGCGCGGGTAATAAACAAAAACAACTCTCATCCAGACCCTGGGCAAAGTCAACACCTTTGATAAGTGAACAAGCCGTGACAACGACATCGAATCTAAGTCAACAAATCTTTTCTTGACATGGCAAGAAGCCGACCGTAGTTTCGCTCCAGTCAGGTAAACAAGCTCAGACGTATCGCAAGTCTTTATCTGGAGAGTCGTCATGGCAAAAGCCGCAAAGAAAGCATCCGCAAAAAAGACAACGGCGAAGAAGGCTTCGGCCAAAAAGGCACCGGCCAAAAAAGCGGCGAAGAAGGTAACAACGGCGAAGCATGGCAGAGCTACGAGAGAGTCGTCTATTCAAAAAGCAGCGATACTGCAGGCCGATCAGATTCTTGCGCGGAGACAGGTTTCACGTAAAACGCGCGCCGCAGCTCTGAAGATTCACGTAGAGCGCGTTGAGGCACAGATGAAGTCCCCTGGTCGGGCTCGTGCCGGGATGCCGGTGGCTGAACGTGCTCCGATCGCCGCAGCGGCAGCTCTGCAGTCCGCGGGCTATCTCCTGGCAGTGGGTGACTCCTGGTTTGATTATCCCATTCACGATGTACTTACTAAGTTGGAAGACAACTACGCCTACAATGTCGAGTCCTCCGCACATAAGGGCGACCCGATTGAAGCGATGGTTTCTCACGTGGGGCAGATGGACAAATTTGCGCGATTGATGGACAAGATCGTCGCGCTGGGTGTGATGCCCAAAGCCATCCTCGTCTCCGGTGGTGGCGACGATATTGCTGGGGATGCATTCGGCATGCTGATCAACAATATCGATCTGCCAATTGCAGGCTGGAATGAAGAAGTGGTGGCGGGCGTGATCGACACTCGCATTGCAACGGCGTATCGCAAGATGTTTACGCTGCTAAATGTGTTGTGTCAGAGTGACCTCAAGCGCACTCTACCGATCCTGGTTCATGGATACGATTATCCCGTTCCGGATGGCCGCGGTTTCCTGGGAGGATGGGGCCCTCTGCCAGGACCATGGTTGAAACCAGGATTCGACGAAAAGCTGTTCATGGATCTGACGCAAACGACGTCTATGATCGCCAAGCTGATCGATCGCTTCAACACGATGCTACAAAAGCTTGTGAAGGAACCAGGCTTTGAGAATGTTCGTTACGTCGACCTGCGTGGCACGCTCTCAAATGGTTCGGATTACAAGAAATACTGGGCGAATGAGTTGCATCCGACAGGAGGCGGCATCGGAGGGGGAAACGACGGCTTTGGCGCGGTAGCTGCGAAATTCCAAGAGGCTCTGCTCAAGTATTCATAAATGGGTTGTATCTTAAGCCGCCGATTCCCGCGAATGGACATGTTGTGCTGGCGATACGGATGCGTCGCCAGAGATCACATACGCAATCGCTGCACCTACGAGGGCAGGAATCAAGAATCCGTGGCCACCAGTTGTTTCAGCCATAAACACCACAGCCGCTAGCGGAGCTTTGTAAGCTGCGGAGATGAAGGATGTCATTCCAACAGCCTCATACAGCCCTAAGGTCTGTGTGTGAACGACGCTTTGACCGAATGCTGCTCCAAGACTTCCACCACTTAAGAACAACGGAACAAACATTGCGCTAACTCCGCCCACTCCCAGCGTGCACGCGGTTGCTGCAAGCTTCATCAATGTGAACAACAGTAGCTCTGGCGTTGAGTGATTCTGACCAATGATCATTCGCACTGCCTCGTAATTTGGGCCGAGCGGAACAAGGATTCCGGGATAGAAATGCAGGAATATCAGGCCGCAGAGAGCCGTTCCCAGCCCACCGATTCCCATCTTGATCCAGTGCGGCACCGGCGACTGGACCACTGCTCGGCGCAACCTGCGGAATGAAATGACAAAGGTCATGGCGATAAGACCAATCAACATCCCCAATACTGCGCACCAGACAAGGTCTTTGGGTGTGTACGAGGGCGACGCGGTGAATGCAAACAACGGCTCGCTGCCGAAGAAGACACCGAGTGTCATATAGGAAACAACCGACGCGATCAGAGACGGCACAAGAGCCTCATGCGCCATGTCGTCTTTGTATGGCATTTCCAACGCAAAGACGATACCGGTGAGAGGCGCGCGAAAGACTGCGGACATGCCTGCCGCAGCGCCACACAATAACAAGATGCGGCGATGGCGCGGGGTAAGCCCGAGCGCTGAGATTTTGGACAACCGCGACCAAACCCATGTGCCAATAGCTGCTCCGCCATAAATTGCGGGACCTTCAAGCGCTGCGCTTCCGCCAGACCCCACAGTAGTGATAGCTGCGATCAACTTCACAGGTGTCGAGCGCAAATCGATCTTTCCATCGTTCTCGTGATACATCTCGATCACTTCTTCCGTGGAATGCAGATTCGGATCGGGCGTTCCAAATTGCATGAGAAGACCAGTGACGATACCGCCGAGTGTTAAGCCTGGAATGATGATCCAATGATGCTCAAGATACAGTGCCAGCACACTTGGCCAGACGTAACGCAGCAGAACGGTTGCAACGGCAGTAATTCCCAAGCCTGCAGTAATGCCAACAACAGGAGCGACGATCAGCC contains the following coding sequences:
- a CDS encoding chloride channel protein — protein: MTIEKPRGGWLSRSLPLVHEDLSSTYERNLHRWLIVAPVVGITAGLGITAVATVLLRYVWPSVLALYLEHHWIIIPGLTLGGIVTGLLMQFGTPDPNLHSTEEVIEMYHENDGKIDLRSTPVKLIAAITTVGSGGSAALEGPAIYGGAAIGTWVWSRLSKISALGLTPRHRRILLLCGAAAGMSAVFRAPLTGIVFALEMPYKDDMAHEALVPSLIASVVSYMTLGVFFGSEPLFAFTASPSYTPKDLVWCAVLGMLIGLIAMTFVISFRRLRRAVVQSPVPHWIKMGIGGLGTALCGLIFLHFYPGILVPLGPNYEAVRMIIGQNHSTPELLLFTLMKLAATACTLGVGGVSAMFVPLFLSGGSLGAAFGQSVVHTQTLGLYEAVGMTSFISAAYKAPLAAVVFMAETTGGHGFLIPALVGAAIAYVISGDASVSPAQHVHSRESAA